From Cricetulus griseus strain 17A/GY chromosome 1 unlocalized genomic scaffold, alternate assembly CriGri-PICRH-1.0 chr1_0, whole genome shotgun sequence, a single genomic window includes:
- the Trypsin-4 gene encoding trypsin-4 has product MKVLIFFAFLATAVAFPTNGDDDDKIIGGYNCPRNSLPYQVSLNDGTGHQCGGSLISDQWVLSAAHCYKGRKLQVRLGEHNIKVLEGGEQFIDAEKIIRHPKYNDKTADNDIMLIKLKSPAARSSQVSTISLPTSCPVTGTQCLVSGWGNTVNFGGKYPAILQCLEAPVLSDTSCKSSYPGQITSSMFCLGFLEGGKDSCDGDSGGPVACNGELQGIVSWGYGCALRGKPGVYTKVCNFLSWIRETMAAN; this is encoded by the exons TGGCTTTCCCTactaatggtgatgatgatgacaagatCATTGGAGGCTACAATTGTCCAAGGAATTCCCTTCCTTACCAGGTGTCCTTAAATGATGGCACTGGACACCAGTGTGGTGGCTCCCTCATCAGTGACCAGTGGGTACTGTCTGCAGCCCACTGCTATAAGGGAAG GAAACTTCAGGTTCGCCTGGGAGAACACAATATTAAGGTACTTGAAGGCGGTGAGCAATTCATTGATGCAGAAAAGATAATTCGCCATCCCAAGTACAATGATAAGACTGCAGACAATGACATCATGCTGATTAAACTGAAGTCACCTGCTGCCAGAAGCTCTCAAGTGTCCACAATCTCTCTGCCCACATCCTGCCCAGTTACTGGTACTCAGTGCCTTGTGTCTGGCTGGGGAAATACTGTGAACTTTGGAG GCAAATACCCAGCAATCCTTCAATGTCTGGAAGCCCCTGTCCTTTCTGACACATCTTGCAAAAGCTCCTATCCAGGCCAGATCACCAGCAGCATGTTCTGCCTGGGCTTCCTGGAGGGCGGAAAGGACTCCTGTGAT GGTGACTCTGGTGGCCCTGTTGCCTGCAATGGAGAGCTCCAGGGCATTGTCTCCTGGGGCTATGGCTGTGCCCTGAGAGGCAAGCCTGGTGTCTACACCAAGGTCTGCAACTTCCTGAGCTGGATTCGGGAGACCATGGCTGCCAACTGA
- the LOC100769881 gene encoding cationic trypsin-3 isoform X2, with protein sequence MKTFLFLILIGAAVVVPKVNNDDSIFGGYTCRKNSVPYQVSLNAGYHLCGGALVSDQWVLTAAHCYKPRIQVRLGEFNINEIEGGEQIVNAAKIITHPNYSNDTTDNDIMLIKLNSPATMNSHVSTVSLPNSCPSAGTECLVSGWGDSVSIGSKSSSDLHCVNASILSDLVCHTAYPHHITKNMFCAGFLEEKDTCQYDSGGPVVCNKELQGVVSWGSSCGKKGKPDVYTRVCNYLDWIQRTIESN encoded by the exons ATGAAGACCTTCCTCTTCCTGATTCTCATTGGAGCTGCTG TAGTAGTACCTAAAGTGAAT AATGATGACAGCATTTTTGGAGGCTACACATGTAGGAAAAACTCAGTCCCCTACCAGGTATCTCTGAATGCTGGCTACCACTTGTGTGGGGGCGCTCTTGTCAGTGACCAATGGGTACTGACTGCTGCTCACTGCTATAAGCC CCGAATACAGGTTCGTCTGGGAGAATTCAACATTAATGAAATTGAAGGTGGTGAACAAATCGTTAACGCAGCCAAGATCATCACCCACCCCAACTACAGCAATGATACCACCGATAATGACATCATGCTGATTAAACTGAACTCACCAGCCACCATGAACTCTCATGTGTCCACTGTCTCTCTGCCAAACTCCTGTCCATCTGCTGGTACTGAGTGCCTTGTGTCAGGCTGGGGAGACTCAGTGAGCATTGGAAGTAAGT CCTCTTCAGACCTTCATTGTGTGAATGCCTCCATCCTATCGGACCTTGTTTGCCACACTGCCTACCCACATCATATCACAAAAAACATGTTCTGTGCTGGCTTCCTAGAAGAAAAAGATACTTGCCAG TATGATTCTGGTGGCCCTGTGGTCTGCAATAAAGAACTCCAAGGTGTTGTCTCCTGGGGCAGTAGCTGTGGTAAGAAAGGGAAACCTGATGTATACACCAGAGTGTGCAACTACCTGGACTGGATTCAACGGACCATTGAGTCCAACTAA